One Solanum pennellii chromosome 9, SPENNV200 DNA segment encodes these proteins:
- the LOC107030257 gene encoding uncharacterized protein LOC107030257, protein MAPKDGNESDNDEIQNQMTSQETGTTEEIRALKQQMAEMYEAWMSGKPPPSSIRDYFNTNMSPPIQVSTSDPIYPPGFGPYANTSNVAGTSMVRPSNIPMINNPLFVSTALTNSIPQPTMVPKSNSDPPPKVQHDHSYTLEEAIKIPSSHSHIHQYSSPVEIEKMVKNEEHEEMTKKMKSLEHSIRDMQGLGGHKGISFSDLSMFPHVHLPADHSSLANTRKKTTENFREYAIIWREKAARVKPPMKESKMIDVFLQAQEPDYFHYLLSAVGKTFTEVIKVGEMVENGIKSGKIVSQAALKATTQVLQNGSGNIGGN, encoded by the exons ATGGCCCCCAAAGACGGAAATGAATCGGACAATGATGAGATCCAAAACCAGATGACTTCACAAGAAACAGGGACAACAGAAGAGATAAGGGCGTTAAAACAACAAATGGCAGAGATGTACGAGGCTTGGATGAGTGGAAAACCTCCGCCGTCTTCAATCCGAgactattttaatacaaatatgtctCCCCCTATCCAGGTGTCGACAAGCGATCCGATATATCCCCCTGGATTCGGCCCCTATGCTAACACATCTAATGTCGCTGGAACATCTATGGTGCGCCCTTCGAATATACCTATGATAAATAATCCACTCTTTGTGTCAACTGCCCTGACTAACAGCATCCCGCAGCCAACGATGGTGCCCAAATCCAACAGCGATCCTCCGCCCAAAGTTCAGCATGATCACAGTTACACTCTTGAAGAGGCCATTAAAATTCCAAGCTCTCATTCCCACATTCATCAATATAGTTCTCCTGTCGAAATTGAGAAGATGGTCAAGAATGAGGAACATGAAGAAATGactaagaaaatgaagagtttggaaCATAGTATAAGAGATATGCAAGGACTAGGAGGCCACAAAGGCATCTCGTTCAGTGACTTGTCTATGTTTCCTCACGTCCATTTGCCTGCTg ATCATTCCTCTTTAGCCAACACGAGAAAAAAGACCACGGAAAATTTTCGTGAATATGCTATCATATGGAGGGAAAAAGCTGCTAGGGTTAAACCACCGATGAAGGAGTCAAAGATGATTGACGTTTTTCTCCAGGCGCAAGAACCTGATTACTTTCACTATCTGCTTTCTGCCGTCGGGAAGACATTCACTGAAGTTATTAAGGTAGGGGAAATGGTGGAAAATGGCATCAAGTCTGGAAAGATTGTAAGTCAAGCTGCCTTAAAAGCCACAACACAAGTGCTTCAAAATGGTTCTGGAAATATTGGAGGGAACTAG